In Natrinema sp. SYSU A 869, the following proteins share a genomic window:
- a CDS encoding carbohydrate ABC transporter permease: MATDQQPDVPFKEPSRVEELLESLAEKGISKAVIYGLLGVFLVWTLFPVYWLVSGALKSRQTLLSFPPAWIPTEFQIGNFVQLFTQRPEFAQYIVNSVAVTLVTTIIATTIGAAAAYGFVTFDFPYNLDFHLPFYILSTRFMPPIVTIIPLFVIFRNLQLVNTLYGLICVYVMFNIPFAVWMMKGFFEEVPDSLVESAMLDGHTHLGAFFKVVLPLVKPGLLASAIFTTIITWNELLFAIILTQDVAAMTLPVGLSSFVTKYSVQWINVSVAGTIALVPVLLFAFVARQELVRGFSMGAVGK; encoded by the coding sequence ATGGCAACAGACCAACAACCGGACGTTCCGTTCAAGGAACCGTCTCGAGTCGAGGAGTTACTGGAGAGTTTGGCAGAGAAAGGGATCAGCAAGGCAGTCATTTACGGGCTGCTCGGGGTCTTCCTCGTTTGGACGCTGTTCCCGGTCTACTGGCTCGTCTCCGGTGCGCTTAAATCGCGACAGACGCTGCTGTCGTTCCCGCCGGCCTGGATTCCGACCGAGTTTCAGATTGGTAACTTCGTCCAGCTGTTCACCCAGCGACCTGAGTTCGCCCAGTATATCGTCAATAGCGTCGCCGTCACGCTCGTCACGACGATCATTGCGACGACTATCGGTGCGGCGGCGGCGTACGGGTTCGTCACTTTTGACTTCCCGTACAACCTGGATTTCCATCTGCCGTTTTACATCCTCTCGACGCGGTTTATGCCGCCGATCGTGACGATCATCCCGTTGTTCGTCATCTTCCGAAACCTCCAGCTGGTGAACACGCTGTACGGGCTGATCTGCGTGTACGTGATGTTCAACATCCCCTTTGCCGTGTGGATGATGAAGGGGTTCTTCGAGGAGGTGCCGGATAGCCTCGTCGAGTCCGCGATGTTGGACGGCCACACCCACCTCGGGGCGTTCTTCAAGGTCGTCCTCCCACTCGTGAAACCCGGATTGCTCGCCTCGGCGATCTTCACGACGATCATCACGTGGAACGAGCTCCTGTTCGCGATCATCCTGACACAGGACGTCGCGGCGATGACGCTGCCGGTCGGCCTCTCGTCGTTCGTGACAAAGTACTCGGTCCAGTGGATCAACGTCAGTGTCGCCGGAACGATCGCGCTCGTTCCGGTCCTCCTGTTCGCGTTCGTCGCGCGACAGGAACTCGTTCGCGGGTTCAGCATGGGGGCGGTCGGCAAATGA
- a CDS encoding sugar ABC transporter permease, translating into MATETGTDVRSTADLEEQLGAEKSTRERVLLWVDERLKWLMTLPAVFLLFALTFYPLLRALQMSTQQYMPGGRTVSVGIENYVNLLNNGAFLESLVVTGKFIGLAVGIEFVLGFGIALVLNKRIKMRGLWQTLILIPMILSPTVIGLIWRLMYTPDGLLDFMAAPFIGRNVGWISDPDVALYAVVMTDVWQWTPLVVLVIFAGLQSVPSDIQEAAVMDGAPRWRQFVDIVFPYLKSLIVLVLIIRVVDALRVFAKVYILTRGGPSNATNVISMEMYRTAFRFSNFGQASAMAVSLLVVVLILAMSFVKIADIEF; encoded by the coding sequence ATGGCAACTGAAACAGGGACGGACGTACGTTCGACGGCCGACCTCGAAGAGCAACTGGGCGCGGAGAAATCGACCCGAGAGCGCGTGCTTCTGTGGGTCGACGAACGGCTGAAGTGGCTCATGACCCTTCCGGCCGTGTTCCTCCTGTTCGCACTGACGTTCTACCCGCTCCTGCGTGCGCTCCAGATGTCGACACAGCAGTATATGCCCGGCGGACGGACGGTCTCCGTCGGCATCGAGAACTACGTCAATCTGTTGAACAACGGTGCGTTTCTCGAATCCCTCGTGGTGACCGGCAAGTTCATCGGGTTGGCGGTCGGCATCGAGTTCGTCCTCGGATTTGGGATCGCGCTCGTGTTGAACAAGCGGATCAAGATGCGTGGGCTCTGGCAGACGCTCATCCTAATTCCGATGATCCTCTCACCGACGGTCATCGGGCTGATCTGGCGTCTCATGTACACGCCCGACGGCCTTCTGGATTTCATGGCCGCACCGTTTATCGGGCGCAACGTCGGCTGGATCAGCGACCCCGACGTCGCGTTGTACGCCGTCGTCATGACCGACGTCTGGCAATGGACGCCACTCGTCGTGTTGGTCATCTTCGCGGGTCTCCAATCTGTTCCGAGCGATATTCAGGAGGCAGCGGTTATGGACGGTGCACCGCGATGGCGCCAATTCGTCGACATCGTCTTCCCATACCTGAAGTCGCTGATCGTCCTAGTGTTGATCATTCGCGTCGTCGACGCGCTGCGCGTGTTCGCGAAGGTGTACATCCTGACCCGCGGTGGGCCGTCGAACGCGACGAACGTGATCAGCATGGAAATGTACCGGACGGCGTTCCGGTTTAGCAACTTCGGCCAGGCGTCAGCGATGGCGGTGTCGCTGCTGGTCGTCGTGCTCATCCTGGCGATGAGCTTCGTCAAAATCGCAGATATCGAGTTCTAA
- a CDS encoding extracellular solute-binding protein, with protein MAGCLGGSGSDADVNIIAVSGEGELVQDLVNDYVEDDTDLSIDVTIFPYANLYERVSSVLTTGGTGYDAILMDDTWFPQFATYLDPLEQWLPDGLPEEQLIDTTVDITTWPTPGAPTVPSAEGMEETIRGQVVVGNAQMFVYNTSYYEEVGESEPGTWDDVLRAGQNIDDEVGDANGYVIRGQRGNPANTNFMSIGWSNLGDMFNDDWEYQWDTSEGEDAVSFFVEDLKSISPDGVGSFNSDQVLNRIGDGSAAQGMAWPAAASTLLNDDTAEADNLEFIPIPEGDEQQAPMQGNWLLGINTNVSEGRKEDAGTVIQSIISKEAQNRYVELGGVPFRHDTFEDNMDAQPWFEALYESLQNAKPRPRTPLWNEIDVTQGEYLNSALTGDMSPSEVVSETKSEAESILENAGY; from the coding sequence TTGGCCGGCTGTCTCGGTGGGAGTGGTAGCGATGCAGATGTCAACATCATCGCCGTCTCGGGAGAGGGGGAACTCGTACAGGACCTGGTCAACGACTACGTCGAGGACGATACGGATCTCTCGATCGACGTCACGATCTTCCCGTACGCGAACCTCTATGAACGAGTCAGTAGCGTCTTGACGACTGGCGGAACGGGGTACGACGCGATCCTAATGGACGACACCTGGTTTCCCCAGTTCGCGACCTACCTCGATCCGCTCGAGCAGTGGCTTCCGGACGGACTCCCGGAGGAGCAACTCATCGACACGACAGTCGATATCACCACGTGGCCGACGCCCGGAGCCCCGACGGTTCCGTCCGCCGAAGGGATGGAGGAGACGATTCGCGGGCAAGTCGTCGTGGGGAACGCGCAGATGTTCGTCTACAACACATCGTACTACGAGGAGGTCGGCGAATCGGAGCCGGGGACGTGGGACGACGTGTTACGTGCCGGACAAAATATCGATGACGAAGTCGGCGACGCGAACGGGTACGTGATCCGCGGTCAGCGCGGCAACCCGGCGAACACGAACTTCATGAGCATCGGGTGGTCGAACCTCGGAGACATGTTCAACGACGATTGGGAGTACCAGTGGGACACCAGCGAGGGGGAGGACGCGGTTAGTTTCTTCGTCGAGGATCTGAAATCGATCTCTCCGGATGGCGTCGGATCGTTCAACAGCGATCAGGTGCTGAACCGAATCGGGGACGGATCCGCCGCGCAGGGTATGGCGTGGCCGGCCGCGGCGTCGACGCTGCTCAACGACGACACCGCGGAAGCGGACAACCTGGAGTTCATTCCGATTCCGGAAGGCGACGAGCAGCAGGCCCCGATGCAGGGCAACTGGCTGCTCGGGATCAACACGAACGTCTCCGAGGGTCGGAAGGAAGACGCCGGTACTGTCATCCAGTCCATCATCTCCAAGGAGGCACAGAACCGCTACGTGGAACTCGGCGGCGTCCCCTTCCGACACGATACGTTCGAGGACAACATGGACGCACAACCGTGGTTCGAAGCGCTGTACGAGAGCCTCCAAAACGCCAAACCACGGCCGCGGACACCCCTCTGGAACGAGATTGACGTGACCCAAGGGGAGTACCTCAACAGCGCGCTGACCGGCGACATGAGCCCATCGGAAGTCGTGAGCGAAACCAAGAGCGAGGCCGAGTCGATCCTCGAGAACGCGGGCTACTAG
- a CDS encoding aldolase/citrate lyase family protein — MTQLKQKFQTETDLAGAWLSVGHPTVAEVTAMCGFDFVLIDTEHTPLTLETVENMSRAVDAADGGTETLVRVPSDDPVRIKRVLDIGVAGIMVPSIETAEEARNIVKAVTYPPNGIRGVASGRASTYGDDFQQYVETANDSVTTVVQIETQTGLDNAREIAAVDGIDAVFVGPADLSANLGIFGEWENDRLDAAIDRVVSAGDAADVPVGTLVVDPTDIETRVEQDFDFLIVGKDTSHLSAANDRIRQRYEKAVSQHTATTMSED, encoded by the coding sequence ATGACACAACTCAAACAAAAATTCCAAACCGAAACGGATCTCGCCGGTGCGTGGCTCTCGGTCGGCCACCCCACCGTCGCAGAAGTGACAGCGATGTGTGGATTCGACTTCGTTCTCATCGATACCGAACACACGCCGTTGACGCTGGAAACGGTCGAGAACATGTCCCGCGCTGTCGATGCCGCCGACGGGGGAACGGAAACGCTCGTTCGAGTCCCATCGGATGACCCCGTTCGAATCAAGCGGGTCTTGGACATCGGCGTTGCCGGAATAATGGTTCCAAGCATCGAAACGGCCGAAGAGGCTCGCAACATCGTCAAAGCGGTCACCTATCCACCCAATGGTATTCGCGGCGTCGCGTCGGGTCGCGCATCCACGTACGGCGACGACTTCCAGCAATACGTCGAAACCGCCAACGACTCGGTCACGACCGTCGTCCAGATCGAGACGCAGACGGGCCTCGATAACGCTCGAGAGATAGCCGCGGTCGACGGTATCGACGCCGTTTTCGTCGGCCCAGCAGATCTCTCCGCGAACCTCGGGATCTTCGGAGAGTGGGAGAACGACCGTCTCGATGCCGCGATCGACCGAGTCGTTAGTGCCGGAGATGCTGCCGACGTTCCGGTCGGGACGCTCGTCGTCGATCCGACCGACATCGAAACACGCGTCGAGCAGGACTTCGACTTCCTTATCGTCGGGAAGGACACGAGTCACCTGTCGGCAGCCAACGACCGGATCCGGCAGCGCTACGAAAAAGCGGTGTCACAGCATACGGCGACCACCATGAGCGAAGACTGA
- a CDS encoding Gfo/Idh/MocA family oxidoreductase produces the protein MKFGIIGCGTIAQIMHIPNLIEVPEAELTAMCDPAENVTTTLGDRYNVPPDQRYTEPSRLIEERATDLDAIIVTTPMQTHADIVETALDAGLDTLVEKPLAVTPADADWLAETAEQSDATAMVAYNRRFELAYERLADELTEIEQIDSITAYAVDADFSKSLPDIYDLVEPELDAEFIERSSDRRLEQCKQAIDTDDDELAAAYDFQLEHVCHDINALRGLFGDIVSIDHVDFVRDGYFGTAHLTFEGGERCVLQTGDSERHWHEQFLRVDAPDRMLQLEFDHPFIKYNSATLSIRQGTAETVDSQYSPTREESFKRELERFMACVRGEAEVPTPIAEARDDIEVIASLFTQSRD, from the coding sequence ATGAAGTTCGGTATCATCGGCTGCGGAACCATTGCACAGATCATGCACATCCCAAACCTCATCGAAGTTCCGGAGGCAGAACTCACGGCGATGTGCGATCCCGCGGAGAACGTGACGACAACGCTCGGAGATCGGTACAACGTCCCGCCGGACCAGCGGTACACCGAGCCAAGTCGGCTGATCGAGGAGCGCGCAACTGACCTCGACGCGATCATCGTCACCACGCCGATGCAGACCCACGCTGATATCGTCGAGACGGCACTGGACGCCGGATTGGACACCCTCGTCGAGAAACCACTCGCCGTCACGCCGGCCGACGCTGACTGGTTAGCCGAGACCGCCGAGCAGAGCGATGCGACGGCGATGGTCGCGTACAATCGCCGGTTCGAACTCGCGTACGAGCGATTGGCCGACGAACTCACCGAAATAGAACAGATCGACAGTATCACAGCCTATGCCGTCGATGCCGACTTCTCGAAGTCGCTCCCGGATATCTACGATCTGGTCGAGCCGGAACTTGACGCCGAGTTCATCGAACGGAGTTCCGACCGCCGACTCGAGCAGTGTAAGCAGGCCATTGACACTGACGATGACGAACTTGCCGCGGCATACGACTTTCAGCTCGAGCACGTCTGTCACGACATCAATGCGCTTCGCGGGTTGTTCGGCGACATCGTCTCGATCGACCACGTCGACTTCGTCCGCGACGGGTACTTCGGCACTGCACACCTCACGTTCGAGGGCGGCGAACGATGCGTGCTTCAGACGGGCGATTCCGAACGACACTGGCACGAGCAGTTCCTGCGGGTCGACGCGCCGGATCGGATGCTTCAGCTCGAGTTCGACCATCCGTTCATCAAGTACAACTCGGCGACCCTCTCCATTCGGCAAGGAACGGCGGAAACGGTTGATTCTCAGTACAGTCCAACCCGCGAGGAAAGCTTCAAACGAGAGCTAGAGCGGTTCATGGCGTGTGTCCGTGGCGAAGCGGAGGTTCCCACACCGATTGCCGAGGCGCGCGACGATATCGAGGTGATCGCGTCGCTGTTCACACAGTCCCGCGACTAA
- a CDS encoding sugar porter family MFS transporter gives MNPIQRLLPTEDEDIGLFVIILSALAALNGLLFGFDTGVVSGALLYMSETFPQLEANAFLQGTVVSGAMVGAIVGAAFGGRLADRLGRRRLILLGAVLFFVGSFIMAVAPTVEILIVGRLLDGVGIGFASVVGPLYISEIAPAKIRGSLVTLNNVAITGGILVSYITNQIVASLAIGAGLSWRIMLGLGMAPAVVLFAGIFFMPESPRWLVEQGQEQQARSILSRVRNGANIDAEMEDILRMSKRDEGGFRDLLQPWLRPVLIVGLGLAVLQQITGINAVVYYAPTILESSGYSDIASLFGTIGIGSINVLLTIAAVFLVDRVGRRPLLLVGLVGMFASLTVLAAAYVLPGMGGVIGPVTIASLMLFVAFHAVSLGSVVWLVISEIFPLNVRGAAMGVTTLVLWFANFLVAQFFPSLFEIGPTVAFGAFAGITAAGLVFVYALVPETKGRTLEAIEADLRETGVADEDLALSEQADQSDHVEYVDD, from the coding sequence ATGAATCCGATTCAGCGACTCTTGCCGACCGAGGACGAGGATATCGGTCTCTTCGTTATTATATTGTCCGCCCTCGCCGCGCTGAACGGGCTGCTCTTCGGGTTCGATACCGGCGTGGTCTCTGGGGCATTACTCTACATGTCCGAAACGTTCCCGCAACTCGAGGCGAACGCGTTCCTCCAGGGAACGGTCGTCAGCGGCGCGATGGTCGGTGCGATCGTTGGAGCAGCCTTCGGCGGTCGCCTTGCGGACCGCCTCGGACGGCGACGACTCATCCTGCTCGGAGCCGTCCTCTTCTTCGTCGGCTCGTTCATCATGGCGGTCGCGCCCACGGTCGAGATTCTGATCGTCGGCCGACTCCTCGATGGAGTCGGGATCGGCTTCGCTTCCGTGGTTGGTCCGCTGTACATTTCGGAGATCGCACCGGCGAAGATCCGGGGGTCGCTCGTGACGCTCAACAACGTGGCTATCACGGGCGGTATCCTCGTCTCGTACATCACGAATCAGATCGTCGCGAGTCTGGCCATCGGTGCCGGGCTCTCGTGGCGAATCATGCTCGGACTCGGCATGGCCCCCGCTGTGGTCCTGTTCGCCGGTATCTTCTTCATGCCCGAGAGTCCCCGATGGCTCGTCGAACAGGGACAAGAGCAGCAGGCGCGCTCCATTCTGAGTCGCGTCAGGAACGGGGCGAACATTGACGCGGAGATGGAGGACATACTGCGCATGTCGAAACGCGACGAAGGCGGCTTTCGCGACCTCCTGCAACCGTGGCTCCGACCGGTCCTGATCGTCGGCCTCGGTCTCGCGGTCTTGCAGCAGATAACAGGAATCAACGCGGTGGTCTACTACGCGCCGACGATACTGGAGTCGTCCGGCTACAGCGATATCGCCTCCCTCTTCGGGACGATCGGGATCGGGTCGATCAACGTCTTGCTGACGATCGCCGCGGTTTTCCTGGTCGACCGGGTCGGCCGTCGACCGCTGTTGCTCGTCGGCCTCGTCGGGATGTTCGCCTCATTGACCGTCCTCGCCGCGGCGTACGTTCTCCCCGGGATGGGAGGAGTCATCGGCCCCGTCACGATCGCGAGCCTCATGCTGTTTGTCGCCTTCCACGCGGTTAGCCTCGGATCGGTGGTCTGGCTGGTTATCTCCGAAATCTTCCCGCTCAACGTCCGCGGGGCCGCGATGGGCGTCACGACGCTGGTCCTCTGGTTCGCTAACTTCCTCGTCGCACAGTTTTTCCCATCGTTGTTCGAGATCGGCCCTACTGTCGCGTTCGGGGCGTTCGCGGGTATCACGGCGGCCGGACTCGTCTTCGTTTACGCGTTGGTTCCGGAGACGAAAGGTCGGACACTCGAGGCGATCGAGGCCGACCTTCGCGAGACCGGCGTCGCCGACGAAGATCTGGCGCTCAGTGAGCAGGCTGATCAGTCTGACCACGTCGAGTACGTAGACGACTGA
- a CDS encoding universal stress protein — protein MNADSADGGNSDISGLKTILLAVSGSDENRVDDLVDVIKEIALPVDAAVTVVYMFDSDSHKETIQNISKNPDEYIGPDELASQMTVVEAIADRLEEASIDYEVRAATGTKGDSIVNIAAESNTDRVVIGGQSRSPTGKALFGSRVQKVLLNAPCPVTFIREQERR, from the coding sequence ATGAACGCGGACTCAGCAGACGGTGGTAACTCAGACATATCCGGACTCAAAACCATCCTCCTCGCCGTCAGCGGAAGCGATGAAAACCGTGTCGACGACCTCGTTGACGTCATCAAAGAGATCGCCTTGCCAGTGGACGCCGCGGTTACCGTCGTCTATATGTTCGACTCGGATTCACACAAAGAAACCATCCAGAACATCTCCAAGAATCCGGATGAATATATTGGTCCTGACGAGTTAGCGTCGCAGATGACCGTCGTCGAAGCGATTGCTGATCGACTCGAGGAGGCATCGATCGACTACGAGGTCCGCGCCGCTACCGGCACGAAGGGAGACAGTATCGTAAACATTGCAGCGGAAAGCAATACCGATCGTGTCGTTATCGGTGGTCAGAGTCGATCTCCGACCGGAAAGGCGCTCTTCGGAAGCAGGGTACAGAAGGTGCTGTTGAACGCCCCCTGTCCGGTCACGTTCATTCGCGAGCAGGAGCGTCGATAA
- a CDS encoding alcohol dehydrogenase catalytic domain-containing protein: MDAIAFFPDESELRVIQRETPSPDDGEVLIRTIAVGIDGSDRRIAAGEIGGDVPAGDDYLVIGHEAVGVVEDANGTELDEGDVVVPLVRRPVDRGSRFAENGELDMAPPGMFHERGITGMHGYMAEYFTSDPAYLVSVPESRAEYGFFVEPASILEKSLDQAIAARSAFDWRPETAFVLGNGNLGLLALARLETGTEFAQTYCLGRRDRPDSTIDFIEAIGGTYVDSREVPVADFADEHIPADYVFETTGYPEHAVDAVHALAPNGVATVQGIPDESASFDVDCGEFHSELVVSNKALLGVVNARRPHFEAAAEWLGTVSESVLDELVTGIYGLDEIEAAFADSPETLKSVVSFDR, encoded by the coding sequence ATGGACGCTATCGCATTCTTTCCGGATGAGTCGGAACTGCGCGTCATCCAGAGAGAGACCCCATCTCCCGATGACGGAGAGGTACTGATCCGAACGATCGCCGTCGGAATCGACGGGTCAGACAGGCGAATCGCAGCCGGTGAGATCGGCGGCGACGTTCCAGCTGGCGACGACTATCTCGTGATCGGTCACGAAGCGGTCGGCGTCGTCGAAGACGCCAACGGAACCGAACTGGATGAAGGGGATGTCGTCGTTCCTCTGGTGCGCCGTCCAGTCGATCGTGGGTCTCGGTTCGCCGAAAACGGCGAACTCGACATGGCGCCGCCGGGGATGTTTCACGAGCGCGGAATCACGGGAATGCACGGCTACATGGCAGAATATTTCACGAGTGATCCGGCGTATCTCGTCTCCGTCCCCGAATCCCGTGCCGAGTACGGGTTCTTCGTCGAACCGGCGAGTATTCTCGAGAAATCGCTCGACCAAGCGATTGCGGCGCGGTCGGCGTTCGACTGGCGACCCGAGACCGCCTTCGTGCTCGGGAACGGTAACCTCGGCCTGCTTGCGCTCGCTCGTCTTGAGACGGGTACCGAATTCGCACAGACGTACTGTCTCGGGCGACGTGATCGTCCGGACTCGACGATCGACTTCATCGAAGCCATCGGTGGCACGTACGTCGATTCACGAGAGGTACCCGTCGCTGACTTCGCCGATGAACACATTCCGGCCGATTACGTTTTCGAGACCACTGGCTACCCCGAACACGCTGTCGATGCGGTTCACGCGCTGGCACCGAACGGTGTCGCGACCGTTCAGGGAATCCCGGACGAATCGGCCTCGTTTGATGTTGACTGCGGTGAGTTCCATTCGGAACTCGTCGTCAGCAACAAGGCACTGCTCGGTGTTGTCAATGCACGCAGGCCACATTTCGAGGCCGCTGCAGAGTGGCTCGGCACGGTATCGGAATCAGTCCTGGATGAACTCGTAACCGGTATCTATGGACTTGACGAGATTGAGGCGGCATTCGCCGACTCGCCTGAGACGCTGAAATCGGTCGTCTCGTTTGATCGGTAG
- a CDS encoding inositol monophosphatase, with product MTRPDTAYEAAVEGAEIAHGHFRTDLDVEIKDSKMDFVTRADTETQHRVIEIIRDAYPNATIVGEEDDELKSVPEDGNAWVIDPIDGTTNFVRGTRLWTTTVAAVRDHETVAAVTVAPALGDTFVADADGVTLNDEPIAVSPRTDLERFTVAPILRYGPERDQQFGDLLRELIRQFGDLRRFGCAQVTLGMVASSALDAAVSLQPDPNPWDTIAGIALVEQAGGSVTDIEGNPWKPGCEGVVASNGNAHDEVVERVRRAVT from the coding sequence ATGACACGACCTGACACAGCGTACGAAGCGGCGGTCGAAGGGGCCGAGATCGCGCACGGCCACTTCCGCACCGACTTGGACGTAGAAATCAAAGACTCGAAGATGGACTTCGTCACCAGAGCGGATACCGAGACGCAACACCGCGTCATCGAAATTATTCGCGACGCGTATCCGAACGCGACTATCGTCGGCGAGGAAGATGACGAGTTGAAGTCCGTTCCCGAGGACGGCAACGCATGGGTGATCGATCCGATCGATGGAACGACGAATTTCGTCCGCGGGACACGGCTGTGGACGACGACTGTCGCCGCCGTCCGCGACCACGAGACCGTCGCAGCAGTGACCGTTGCCCCGGCGCTCGGCGATACGTTCGTAGCGGATGCCGACGGCGTAACCCTGAACGACGAACCGATCGCCGTTAGTCCCCGAACGGATCTCGAGCGGTTTACCGTCGCACCGATCCTTCGGTACGGTCCCGAACGCGACCAACAGTTCGGCGACCTCCTCCGGGAGCTGATACGCCAGTTCGGCGACCTGCGTCGGTTCGGCTGCGCGCAAGTGACACTCGGCATGGTCGCTTCCAGCGCGCTCGATGCGGCCGTGTCCCTGCAACCGGACCCGAACCCGTGGGACACCATCGCCGGCATCGCGCTGGTCGAACAAGCCGGCGGGTCGGTAACCGACATCGAGGGGAATCCCTGGAAACCGGGTTGTGAAGGGGTCGTCGCGTCGAACGGGAACGCCCACGACGAGGTCGTCGAACGCGTGAGGAGAGCGGTGACGTAA
- a CDS encoding carbohydrate ABC transporter permease encodes MSATGYDATSVTLKATAYGVVAFLVLANLVPLLFILSVSFMPPSEFFTDPHLVPYEPTLEAWTSGFEDLRGNLVNSFLIGAGTALLALAITIPGAYAFARKEFYGKTTGFYAIISAMMFPYILLVIPIMDLWTALGIYNTIFGMILAYQVFVTPFSIWILRDFFENLPTDIEEAAQVYGCTQFTAFVRVILPLAAPGIVAVGFLAFLTGWNDFLFANLLTTGTGPVPAVPVLYGTIGGGSGERVYWGKLMAETLIIGTPPTIIYLVARNYLESAFNV; translated from the coding sequence ATGAGTGCGACCGGCTACGACGCGACCAGTGTGACGCTGAAAGCGACCGCGTACGGCGTCGTCGCGTTTCTCGTGCTCGCGAACCTCGTTCCGCTCCTGTTCATCCTCTCGGTGTCGTTCATGCCGCCGAGCGAGTTCTTTACCGATCCGCACCTCGTTCCGTACGAGCCGACGCTGGAGGCGTGGACGAGCGGGTTCGAGGACCTGCGGGGCAATCTCGTCAACAGCTTCCTGATCGGTGCGGGCACCGCGTTGCTGGCGCTCGCCATCACGATCCCGGGTGCCTACGCGTTCGCCCGGAAGGAGTTCTACGGGAAAACGACCGGCTTCTACGCGATCATCTCGGCGATGATGTTCCCGTACATCCTTCTGGTCATCCCGATCATGGACCTGTGGACCGCGCTCGGGATTTATAACACCATCTTCGGGATGATTCTGGCGTACCAAGTGTTCGTCACCCCGTTTTCCATCTGGATCCTTCGGGACTTCTTCGAAAATCTCCCGACTGACATCGAGGAGGCCGCACAGGTGTACGGCTGTACGCAGTTCACGGCGTTCGTTCGAGTCATCCTCCCGCTGGCGGCCCCCGGCATCGTCGCCGTCGGATTCCTCGCGTTTCTCACGGGATGGAACGACTTCCTCTTCGCCAACCTCCTGACCACCGGCACGGGGCCGGTTCCGGCCGTGCCGGTCCTGTACGGCACCATCGGTGGCGGGTCAGGTGAACGAGTCTACTGGGGGAAACTGATGGCCGAAACGCTCATCATCGGCACCCCACCGACGATTATCTACCTCGTCGCGCGCAACTACCTGGAGAGTGCGTTCAACGTATGA
- a CDS encoding sugar ABC transporter permease, whose product MSTRNLLDVGGRTERYRTVLSENWFAYLLITPVLLFLVALMWLPFMQGIYMSFNEWPFGGEPTWVGLANYEFLFQWEPFYTSLKATVIFSLTTVFQLAVALAAALAVRELRRGKSLVSAAFLLSYTMPPLVIGTIWAYLLEPDFGPVFGFLTEWNVLESTIYWGSSGPMSLAVVMFVTTWTFWPFMFLIISASLESIPEELYESARMYGAGPLQTFLRVTLPQLKSAILVALSIRIIWNMTKISQVLQITNGGPGYDTSILAVLLYQFAYGRGQMGVAYAIGIILLVMTLGFVFVFIREFERASEGAGA is encoded by the coding sequence ATGTCGACACGGAACTTACTCGACGTCGGTGGCAGAACCGAGCGCTACCGAACGGTGCTCTCAGAGAACTGGTTCGCGTATCTGCTGATCACGCCGGTGTTGCTGTTCCTGGTCGCGCTCATGTGGCTCCCCTTTATGCAGGGAATCTACATGAGCTTCAACGAGTGGCCCTTCGGCGGCGAGCCGACGTGGGTCGGGCTGGCGAATTACGAGTTCCTGTTCCAGTGGGAGCCGTTTTACACGTCTCTGAAGGCGACCGTCATCTTCTCACTGACGACGGTGTTTCAGCTGGCCGTCGCGCTCGCGGCGGCACTCGCCGTCCGGGAACTCCGCCGCGGGAAGAGTCTCGTCAGCGCGGCGTTTCTGCTCTCGTACACGATGCCGCCGCTGGTGATCGGGACCATCTGGGCGTACCTGCTCGAGCCCGACTTCGGCCCCGTCTTCGGCTTCCTTACCGAGTGGAACGTCCTCGAGTCGACGATCTACTGGGGTAGCAGCGGACCCATGTCGCTCGCGGTCGTGATGTTCGTGACGACGTGGACGTTCTGGCCGTTCATGTTCCTCATCATTTCGGCCAGCCTCGAGAGCATCCCGGAGGAACTGTACGAGAGCGCGCGTATGTACGGCGCGGGACCGCTCCAGACGTTCCTGCGGGTGACGCTTCCGCAGCTGAAAAGCGCCATTCTGGTGGCTCTGAGTATCCGAATCATCTGGAACATGACCAAGATTTCGCAGGTGCTTCAGATCACGAACGGCGGACCGGGATACGACACGTCCATCCTCGCTGTGTTATTGTATCAGTTCGCCTACGGGCGGGGCCAGATGGGCGTCGCGTACGCCATCGGAATCATCCTACTCGTGATGACCCTCGGCTTCGTCTTCGTGTTCATCCGTGAGTTCGAGCGCGCAAGCGAGGGGGCGGGAGCATGA